The following are from one region of the Sandaracinus amylolyticus genome:
- the mrdA gene encoding penicillin-binding protein 2: MNLLSVRREVGEFRKRYKWMALFVICAFTFLLGRAFQLQVVEHDHYGAIARENITKTLTLPATRGVIRDRTGRIVVTNRPAYDVYVTPRLLREGDVERIVELMGLTAEERAEFERRLANVPEHRLAHQIRFFTDVRRDQLASLETHELDLPAIDVVVSPLRTYPYEHLGAHAIGYLNELTAEELDELRPAGYRLGDRIGRSGVERAWESFLRGRRGYRRVPVDARGRIMEGVAIEDGRPTRVDPVPGRDMTLTLDMDLMRIAERAFRGHPSGAVVVVDVNTGAVRALFSKPSYDLNELTSGMSRDRYAEMRDPRSFRPLIDRTIYESYFPGSTFKPITAIAALQDQLVDPAARVECFGAYTLGRTRFRCTAQHGEMDMREAMVHSCNVYFYVLAQQVGLDRLARVAQDFGLGRRSGVGINTEASGFIPTREWYERGDQHWRAGYALNTAIGQGDTRVTLLQLAMSYAAIANGGTLYVPQLVETVSSPDGSIVEEFQPRVRRRVHVDRDHLEYVVDSLYGAVNDQGGTAYDARIDGGVIVAGKTGTAQVSERARHDIDPDRAWYLNRPHAWFAGFAPADHPEVAIVVLVEHGGAGGRQAAPIAIRILQEYLGGREQTVTASVGVPAVGAR, translated from the coding sequence ATGAACCTCCTCAGCGTACGTCGCGAGGTCGGCGAGTTCCGCAAGCGCTACAAGTGGATGGCGCTCTTCGTCATCTGCGCGTTCACGTTCCTGCTCGGCCGCGCGTTCCAGCTGCAGGTCGTCGAGCACGATCACTACGGCGCGATCGCGCGCGAGAACATCACCAAGACGCTCACGCTGCCCGCCACGCGCGGCGTGATCCGCGATCGCACCGGGCGCATCGTCGTCACCAACCGCCCGGCGTACGACGTCTACGTCACGCCGCGACTGCTCCGCGAGGGCGACGTCGAGCGCATCGTCGAGCTCATGGGGCTCACCGCGGAGGAGCGCGCCGAGTTCGAGCGCCGCCTCGCGAACGTCCCCGAGCACCGGCTCGCGCACCAGATCCGCTTCTTCACCGACGTGCGCCGCGATCAGCTCGCGTCGCTCGAGACCCACGAGCTCGATCTCCCCGCGATCGACGTCGTGGTCTCGCCGCTCCGCACGTACCCCTACGAGCACCTCGGCGCGCACGCGATCGGCTATCTCAACGAGCTCACCGCCGAGGAGCTCGACGAGCTGCGCCCCGCCGGATATCGCCTCGGCGATCGCATCGGACGAAGCGGCGTCGAGCGCGCGTGGGAGAGCTTCCTGCGCGGCCGTCGCGGCTATCGCCGCGTCCCCGTCGATGCGCGCGGTCGCATCATGGAGGGCGTCGCCATCGAGGACGGACGCCCGACGCGCGTGGATCCGGTGCCCGGGCGCGACATGACGCTCACGCTCGACATGGATCTGATGCGCATCGCGGAGCGCGCGTTCCGTGGCCATCCGAGCGGTGCCGTCGTCGTCGTCGACGTGAACACCGGCGCCGTGCGCGCGCTCTTCAGCAAGCCGAGCTACGACCTCAACGAGCTCACGAGCGGCATGAGCCGCGATCGCTACGCCGAGATGCGCGACCCGCGATCGTTCCGCCCGCTCATCGATCGCACGATCTACGAGAGCTACTTCCCGGGCTCGACGTTCAAGCCGATCACCGCGATCGCCGCGCTCCAGGATCAGCTCGTCGATCCCGCCGCGCGTGTCGAGTGCTTCGGCGCGTACACCCTCGGCCGCACGCGCTTCCGCTGCACCGCGCAGCACGGCGAGATGGACATGCGCGAGGCGATGGTCCACTCGTGCAACGTCTACTTCTACGTGCTCGCGCAGCAGGTCGGCCTCGATCGCCTCGCGCGGGTCGCGCAGGACTTCGGGCTCGGTCGCCGCAGCGGCGTCGGCATCAACACCGAGGCGTCGGGCTTCATCCCGACGCGCGAGTGGTACGAGCGCGGCGATCAGCACTGGCGCGCCGGCTACGCGCTGAACACCGCGATCGGTCAGGGCGACACCCGCGTGACGCTGCTGCAGCTCGCGATGTCGTACGCGGCGATCGCGAACGGCGGCACGCTCTACGTGCCGCAGCTCGTCGAGACCGTGAGCTCACCGGACGGATCGATCGTCGAGGAGTTCCAGCCGCGCGTGCGCCGTCGCGTGCACGTCGATCGCGATCACCTCGAGTACGTCGTCGACTCGCTCTACGGCGCGGTCAACGATCAGGGCGGCACCGCGTACGACGCGCGCATCGACGGCGGTGTGATCGTCGCGGGCAAGACCGGCACCGCGCAGGTCAGCGAGCGGGCGCGCCACGACATCGATCCCGATCGCGCGTGGTACCTCAACCGACCGCACGCGTGGTTCGCGGGGTTCG
- the mreD gene encoding rod shape-determining protein MreD, whose amino-acid sequence MRFFANGAILAFGFLLLVLQASLAARVSLHPFTPNLVLPMVIFLGVQPDVGLLRGAALSFILGYLLDAFCGSPLGLSTFVLVATFMVARGAGIRLFLRGSLFQIALVFVASILAGGTILALRAIFSPPDPFPLEMPASGLAGDLVALFTSRAGDDAPRVGSVVGTVTTMLGSALATAVVAPAIFATMRRLDALETRRRDAAEGAPAE is encoded by the coding sequence ATGCGCTTCTTCGCCAACGGAGCGATCCTCGCGTTCGGGTTCCTCCTGCTCGTGCTGCAGGCCTCGCTCGCGGCGCGCGTGTCGCTGCATCCGTTCACGCCGAACCTCGTGCTGCCGATGGTGATCTTCCTCGGCGTACAGCCCGACGTCGGTCTGCTCCGCGGCGCCGCGCTCTCGTTCATCCTCGGCTACCTGCTCGACGCGTTCTGCGGCTCGCCGCTCGGGCTCTCGACGTTCGTCCTCGTCGCGACGTTCATGGTCGCGCGCGGCGCCGGCATCCGGCTCTTCCTGCGCGGCTCGCTCTTCCAGATCGCGCTGGTGTTCGTCGCGTCGATCCTCGCGGGCGGAACGATCCTGGCACTGCGTGCCATTTTCTCTCCGCCCGATCCGTTCCCGCTCGAGATGCCCGCGAGCGGCCTCGCCGGTGATCTCGTCGCGCTCTTCACGTCGCGCGCCGGCGACGACGCGCCGCGCGTCGGCAGTGTCGTCGGCACGGTCACGACGATGCTCGGATCGGCGCTCGCGACCGCGGTGGTCGCGCCCGCGATCTTCGCGACGATGCGCCGCCTCGACGCGCTCGAGACCCGCCGCCGCGACGCCGCAGAAGGAGCGCCCGCCGAATGA
- a CDS encoding dickkopf-related protein yields the protein MTPLSRHAPWLALLALALSSLGGGACTERGDDPPDTTDGGNEVVSLELDPAEAELLSADGSMPTVTLRAFARTVQGERVEVSPESWTLSHDRIGAIDEHGTFTASGRAGGAVQVTARVPGVIAPVVGHATIRVRLTLSVPLDPTVPPTVPDRFDTLPEVEEPFESPALLYPLEGARMPNNVGAPELQWEPFAQAGDAFRVVIETPHAMVRAYAYDDGRTFRASYPIDRNTWRVVADSALGEEVTLRVDRIPSGGSEVVRGTPVTVWLSEDGVFGTVYYWQVRVDPQGSDVLRLDAASGTRQSVFGTESGGCVGCHALSHDGRQLSATLDSRAVQWTTAVVDTTSASAPPPDVMGPFTPAYHFMAFSPDATRILASRPLAPATRDVTALFLLDGATGAEIAATGLPTGQAGYPTWSPDGARVAWMDGGSDGPSGTRNATRILVSEVGEGDAFGASSVVHEGASLASAPEGGSTDSRPTWSPDSRFLAFAHGTSSVSSVQFDAEPPTASLYLASRDGGTPIRLVRGMGEGGPVDAFWPVFSPFVTEERDGSRLFWLAFYSRQDFGNARAGTAGTSRRQLWVMAIDPEAAERGEDPSSPPYWLTGQDTHADDIAALWAPTSCRGRDESCSTSSECCSGECAAADPSMPDVLTCRPPTVCRRSGESCEDASDCCGGLECNLGVCGYVPPI from the coding sequence ATGACTCCCCTCTCGAGACACGCGCCGTGGCTCGCGCTGCTGGCGCTCGCGCTGAGCTCTCTGGGAGGAGGCGCGTGCACCGAGCGCGGCGACGACCCGCCCGACACCACCGACGGCGGCAACGAGGTCGTCTCGCTCGAGCTGGATCCGGCCGAGGCCGAGCTCCTGAGCGCCGACGGATCGATGCCGACCGTCACGCTGCGCGCGTTCGCGCGCACGGTGCAGGGCGAGCGCGTCGAGGTGTCGCCGGAGAGCTGGACGCTCTCGCACGATCGCATCGGCGCGATCGACGAGCACGGCACGTTCACGGCGAGCGGGCGCGCCGGCGGCGCGGTGCAGGTCACTGCGCGCGTGCCCGGTGTCATTGCGCCGGTCGTCGGGCACGCGACGATCCGCGTGCGCCTCACGCTCTCGGTGCCGCTCGATCCGACGGTGCCGCCCACGGTGCCCGATCGGTTCGACACGCTGCCCGAGGTCGAAGAGCCCTTCGAGTCGCCCGCGCTGCTCTATCCGCTCGAGGGCGCGCGCATGCCGAACAACGTCGGCGCGCCCGAGCTGCAGTGGGAGCCGTTCGCGCAGGCGGGCGATGCGTTCCGCGTGGTGATCGAGACGCCGCACGCGATGGTGCGCGCGTACGCCTACGACGACGGCCGCACGTTCCGCGCGAGCTATCCGATCGATCGCAACACGTGGCGCGTCGTCGCGGACAGCGCGCTCGGCGAGGAGGTCACGCTGCGTGTCGATCGCATCCCGAGCGGCGGCAGCGAGGTCGTGCGCGGCACGCCGGTGACCGTCTGGCTCAGCGAGGACGGCGTCTTCGGCACCGTCTACTACTGGCAGGTGCGCGTCGATCCGCAGGGCAGCGACGTGCTTCGTCTCGATGCGGCGAGCGGCACGCGACAGAGCGTGTTCGGCACCGAGTCGGGTGGCTGCGTCGGCTGTCACGCGCTCTCGCACGACGGGCGTCAGCTCTCGGCGACGCTCGACTCGCGCGCCGTGCAGTGGACGACCGCGGTCGTCGACACGACGAGCGCGAGCGCGCCGCCGCCCGACGTGATGGGCCCGTTCACGCCGGCCTATCACTTCATGGCGTTCTCGCCCGACGCGACGCGCATCCTCGCGAGCCGTCCGCTCGCGCCCGCGACGCGCGACGTGACCGCGCTCTTCTTGCTCGACGGAGCGACCGGCGCCGAGATCGCGGCGACGGGGCTGCCCACCGGTCAGGCCGGATATCCGACGTGGTCGCCCGACGGCGCGCGCGTCGCGTGGATGGACGGCGGCAGCGACGGCCCGAGCGGGACGCGCAACGCGACGCGCATCCTCGTGAGCGAGGTCGGCGAGGGCGATGCGTTCGGCGCGTCGAGCGTCGTGCACGAGGGCGCGAGCCTCGCGTCGGCGCCCGAGGGCGGGAGCACGGACTCACGCCCGACGTGGTCGCCCGACTCGCGCTTCCTCGCGTTCGCGCACGGCACGAGCTCGGTGTCCTCGGTGCAGTTCGACGCCGAGCCTCCGACCGCGTCGCTCTATCTCGCGTCGCGCGACGGCGGCACGCCGATCCGCCTCGTGCGCGGCATGGGCGAGGGCGGTCCCGTGGACGCGTTCTGGCCCGTGTTCTCGCCCTTCGTGACCGAGGAGCGCGATGGCTCGCGGCTCTTCTGGCTCGCGTTCTACTCGCGCCAGGACTTCGGGAACGCGCGCGCCGGAACGGCGGGCACGTCGCGGCGCCAGCTCTGGGTCATGGCGATCGATCCCGAGGCCGCGGAGCGCGGCGAGGATCCGAGCTCGCCGCCGTACTGGCTCACCGGCCAGGACACGCATGCCGACGACATCGCGGCGCTCTGGGCGCCGACGAGCTGCCGCGGTCGCGACGAGTCGTGCAGCACCTCGTCGGAGTGCTGCTCCGGGGAGTGCGCCGCGGCGGATCCCTCGATGCCCGACGTGCTCACGTGCCGCCCGCCGACGGTGTGCCGCCGCTCGGGCGAGTCGTGCGAGGACGCGAGCGACTGCTGCGGCGGCCTCGAGTGCAACCTCGGCGTCTGCGGATACGTCCCTCCGATTTGA
- a CDS encoding IgGFc-binding protein — protein sequence MRRLAPLLSIALSLVTSGCVVEEGPLLPMRDSGVDAEMPDGGPIDAGFSCTPDAPGCFGYVHYVCGDDGASREDEQVCEGGCDPAMGCIECVPGSFRCDGTVSTRCDEDHRWQPVRDCSEWGSACGGSGICDDACGLAEAVRSNVGCEYWPVPLANIRELNSRAYDFRVVVANPGSTRATVSISRAGRVIETRQVTPGGVAEITLPWIEGVSFPFASNDWESVVTADGAYRLTSSVPVIVTQFNPFHYASAVADYSFTNDASLLLPAHVLGREHVGTSYVPFSISDDFDPTDEYPADSARYPGYLAVVGVSAEPTAVEIEVAGDVAADAGGRWEATARGGTIRFTLARGEVAQIAAAVPPVCAPDRPGFHDVEEDEPRVTAYCREEQFDLTGSRVHSDRPVAVFGGHTCTNIPYDIVACDHLETQLAPVETWGKRFSTMPMRDPETTIANLLRITAAHDGTTVTLDPPPRSGGEVTLDAGEHVELEFDQAMIITSSLPVQVAQLLVGQNITDPPLERGDPGMTTLVPEEQYRRDYVFAMPSSYAPLARGQSYLLISREPSAEITLDGRALEAEWTRVGDRELAIVPVPAGNHRLTAASPVGLIAYGLGLYTSYAYPAGLDLRIIPI from the coding sequence ATGCGTCGTCTCGCTCCTCTGCTCTCGATCGCGCTCTCGCTCGTGACGTCCGGGTGCGTCGTCGAGGAGGGTCCGCTCCTGCCGATGCGCGACTCCGGCGTCGACGCGGAGATGCCCGACGGCGGCCCGATCGACGCGGGCTTCTCGTGCACGCCCGATGCGCCCGGGTGCTTCGGGTACGTGCACTACGTGTGCGGCGACGACGGCGCGTCGCGCGAGGACGAGCAGGTCTGCGAGGGCGGCTGCGATCCCGCGATGGGCTGCATCGAGTGCGTGCCCGGCTCGTTCCGCTGCGACGGAACGGTGTCGACGCGCTGCGACGAGGATCACCGCTGGCAGCCGGTGCGCGACTGCAGCGAGTGGGGCTCGGCGTGCGGCGGTTCGGGCATCTGCGACGACGCCTGCGGCCTCGCCGAGGCGGTGCGCTCCAACGTCGGCTGCGAGTACTGGCCGGTCCCGCTCGCGAACATCCGTGAGCTCAACTCGCGCGCGTACGACTTCCGCGTCGTCGTCGCGAACCCCGGCAGCACGCGCGCGACGGTCTCGATCTCGCGCGCGGGTCGCGTGATCGAGACGCGGCAGGTCACGCCCGGCGGGGTCGCCGAGATCACGCTGCCGTGGATCGAGGGCGTGTCGTTCCCCTTCGCGAGCAACGACTGGGAGAGCGTCGTCACCGCCGACGGCGCGTACCGCCTCACCTCGTCGGTGCCGGTGATCGTCACGCAGTTCAACCCGTTCCACTACGCGTCGGCGGTGGCCGACTACTCGTTCACCAACGACGCGTCGCTGCTGCTGCCCGCGCACGTGCTCGGCCGCGAGCACGTCGGCACCTCGTACGTGCCCTTCTCGATCAGCGACGACTTCGATCCCACCGACGAATATCCCGCCGACAGCGCGCGCTATCCCGGTTACCTCGCGGTGGTCGGCGTCTCCGCGGAGCCCACCGCGGTCGAGATCGAGGTCGCGGGCGACGTCGCCGCCGACGCGGGCGGACGCTGGGAGGCGACGGCGCGCGGTGGCACCATCCGCTTCACGCTCGCGCGCGGCGAGGTCGCGCAGATCGCGGCCGCGGTGCCGCCGGTCTGTGCGCCCGATCGCCCCGGCTTCCACGACGTCGAAGAGGACGAGCCGCGCGTCACGGCGTACTGCCGCGAGGAGCAGTTCGACCTCACGGGCTCGCGCGTGCACAGCGATCGACCGGTCGCGGTGTTCGGCGGCCACACGTGCACGAACATCCCGTACGACATCGTCGCGTGCGATCACCTCGAGACGCAGCTCGCGCCCGTGGAGACGTGGGGCAAGCGCTTCTCGACGATGCCGATGCGCGACCCCGAGACGACGATCGCGAACCTGCTGCGCATCACCGCCGCGCACGACGGGACGACCGTCACGCTCGATCCTCCGCCGCGCAGCGGCGGCGAGGTCACGCTCGACGCGGGCGAGCACGTCGAGCTCGAGTTCGATCAGGCGATGATCATCACCTCGTCGCTCCCGGTGCAGGTCGCGCAGCTCCTCGTCGGCCAGAACATCACCGATCCGCCGCTCGAGCGCGGCGACCCCGGCATGACGACGCTGGTGCCCGAGGAGCAGTACCGCCGCGACTACGTGTTCGCGATGCCCTCGTCGTACGCGCCGCTCGCGCGAGGTCAGTCGTATCTCCTGATCTCGCGCGAGCCGAGCGCGGAGATCACGCTCGACGGACGCGCGCTCGAGGCGGAGTGGACGCGCGTCGGTGATCGAGAGCTCGCCATCGTCCCGGTGCCCGCGGGCAACCACCGCCTCACCGCGGCGTCGCCCGTCGGTCTGATCGCGTACGGCCTCGGCCTCTACACGTCGTACGCGTATCCCGCGGGCCTCGACCTTCGCATCATCCCGATCTGA
- the mreC gene encoding rod shape-determining protein MreC gives MNQIKRVRDGIISFVLLALPFFVLSAHLRDPARINSVDEWILGLTSNFQSVAATAARWTSEVFEDYVYLVEVREENDRLRAQVARLEEERHRLASQGIENRRLRSLLQLRERLGGEVLAAQVIGKDVSPFFRVTRIEIDRGERDHVRPGMPVVAAQGLVGQVRRTFGRYCDVLLVVDRTSAVDVTVQRTGARGMLRGTGESERYMARIQYLGREDAVRVGDLVHTSGLGQRFPASILVGRVTRIVRQEFGLWQEVEVTPAVDFSSLEEVLVLTEGSREQSLAPAQGEDEGDARARSAEL, from the coding sequence GTGAACCAGATCAAGCGCGTGCGCGACGGGATCATCAGCTTCGTGCTGCTGGCGCTCCCGTTCTTCGTCCTCAGCGCGCACCTGCGCGATCCCGCGCGCATCAATTCCGTCGACGAGTGGATCCTCGGGCTCACTTCGAACTTCCAGTCGGTCGCGGCGACCGCCGCCCGATGGACCTCCGAGGTCTTCGAGGACTACGTCTATCTCGTCGAGGTCCGCGAGGAGAACGACCGCCTCCGCGCCCAGGTCGCGCGCCTCGAGGAAGAGCGACATCGCCTCGCGTCGCAGGGCATCGAGAACCGTCGCCTCCGCTCGCTGCTCCAGCTGCGCGAGCGCCTCGGCGGCGAGGTGCTCGCCGCGCAGGTGATCGGCAAGGACGTCTCGCCCTTCTTCCGCGTCACGCGCATCGAGATCGATCGCGGCGAGCGGGATCACGTGCGGCCCGGCATGCCAGTCGTCGCCGCGCAGGGCCTCGTGGGCCAGGTGCGCCGCACGTTCGGTCGCTACTGCGACGTGCTGCTCGTCGTCGATCGCACGAGCGCGGTCGACGTGACGGTCCAGCGCACCGGCGCGCGCGGCATGCTCCGCGGCACCGGCGAGAGCGAGCGCTACATGGCGCGCATCCAGTACCTCGGCCGCGAGGACGCGGTGCGCGTCGGCGATCTCGTGCACACGAGCGGCCTCGGTCAGCGCTTCCCGGCGTCGATCCTCGTCGGTCGCGTGACGCGCATCGTGCGCCAGGAGTTCGGGCTCTGGCAGGAGGTCGAGGTCACGCCGGCCGTCGACTTCTCGAGCCTCGAGGAAGTGCTCGTGCTGACCGAGGGCTCGCGCGAGCAGAGCCTCGCGCCCGCGCAGGGCGAGGACGAGGGCGATGCGCGCGCCCGCTCGGCGGAGCTCTGA
- a CDS encoding IgGFc-binding protein: MRRLACLLLSLVTSACVVDDGPLLPSRDAGADAPPPDTGPIDAGFTCEPDAPGCFGYVHYVCGADGHSRTDEELCEGGCDPATGCIECIPGSFRCDGDVSLRCDEDHRWLPVRDCSEWGVACGGSGLCDDACGLAEAVRSNVGCEYWPVPLANTTELERDAFDFRVVVANPSSAPADVTITRGPRLVARERVPPGGLTEIPLPWVDGVSFPIDPNDWESVTTADGAYRLISSRPVIVSQFNPFHYSRLARNSFSNDASLLLPSHVLGRDHVAASYVPISTVGTTFDGDRVYYRTPGYVAIVGTSSEPTNVEIVVGAHVAADSGGRWPATARGGTIRFTLARGEVAQVAAAVPPECGPERPVFHDYSPEPEIVAGACREDEYDLTGSRVTSDRPISVFGGHVCAYVPYDVGACDHLETTLAPVETWGRSYQTMPMRDPDTDVPNTLRIIAAHDGTDVAITPDVHLDDASLDAGEWIEVTFDHPVSITASRPIQVVQLSVGQNITDPPLERGDPSMTHLVPTEQFRRDYVFITPSSYTPVVNGQSYLVISREPDEPITLDGRTIEATWTTVGDREIATVPVSGGTHEVRAATPVGVMAYGLGLYTSYAYPAGLDLRVIPI, encoded by the coding sequence ATGCGTCGTCTCGCTTGTCTTCTGCTCTCGCTCGTCACGTCCGCGTGCGTCGTCGACGACGGCCCGCTCCTCCCGAGCCGCGACGCGGGCGCCGATGCTCCGCCGCCCGACACCGGGCCCATCGACGCAGGCTTCACCTGCGAGCCCGATGCGCCCGGCTGCTTCGGCTACGTGCACTACGTCTGCGGCGCCGACGGCCACTCGCGCACCGACGAAGAGCTCTGCGAAGGCGGCTGCGATCCCGCGACGGGCTGCATCGAGTGCATCCCCGGCTCGTTCCGCTGCGACGGCGACGTCTCGCTCCGCTGCGACGAAGACCATCGATGGCTGCCGGTGCGCGACTGCTCCGAGTGGGGCGTCGCGTGCGGCGGCTCGGGTCTCTGCGACGACGCGTGCGGTCTCGCCGAGGCCGTGCGCTCCAACGTCGGCTGCGAGTACTGGCCGGTCCCGCTCGCGAACACGACCGAGCTCGAGCGGGACGCGTTCGACTTCCGCGTGGTCGTCGCGAACCCGAGCTCCGCGCCCGCCGACGTGACGATCACGCGCGGCCCGCGCCTCGTCGCGCGCGAGCGCGTTCCTCCCGGAGGCCTCACCGAGATCCCGCTGCCCTGGGTCGACGGCGTGTCGTTCCCGATCGATCCCAACGACTGGGAGAGCGTGACCACCGCCGACGGCGCGTACCGGCTGATCTCGTCGCGCCCGGTGATCGTCTCGCAGTTCAACCCGTTCCACTACTCGCGGCTGGCTCGCAACTCCTTCAGCAACGACGCGTCGCTGCTGCTGCCCTCGCACGTGCTCGGCCGCGATCACGTCGCTGCGTCGTACGTCCCGATCTCGACGGTCGGCACCACCTTCGACGGCGATCGCGTCTACTACCGCACCCCCGGCTACGTCGCGATCGTCGGCACCTCGAGCGAGCCGACGAACGTCGAGATCGTCGTCGGTGCGCACGTCGCCGCCGACTCCGGCGGTCGCTGGCCCGCCACCGCGCGCGGCGGGACGATCCGCTTCACGCTCGCGCGCGGCGAGGTCGCGCAGGTCGCGGCCGCGGTGCCGCCCGAGTGCGGCCCCGAGCGCCCGGTGTTCCACGACTACAGCCCCGAGCCCGAGATCGTCGCGGGCGCGTGCCGCGAGGACGAGTACGACCTCACCGGCTCGCGCGTGACGAGCGATCGCCCGATCTCGGTCTTCGGCGGCCACGTCTGCGCGTACGTGCCGTACGACGTCGGCGCCTGCGATCACCTCGAGACGACGCTCGCGCCGGTCGAGACCTGGGGCCGCAGCTACCAGACGATGCCGATGCGCGATCCCGACACCGACGTGCCGAACACGCTGCGCATCATCGCCGCGCACGACGGCACCGACGTGGCGATCACGCCCGACGTGCACCTCGACGATGCGTCGCTCGACGCCGGCGAGTGGATCGAGGTGACGTTCGATCACCCGGTGTCGATCACCGCGAGCCGTCCGATCCAGGTCGTGCAGCTCTCGGTCGGCCAGAACATCACCGACCCGCCGCTCGAGCGCGGCGACCCGTCGATGACGCACCTCGTGCCGACCGAGCAGTTCCGGCGCGACTACGTCTTCATCACGCCGTCGTCGTACACGCCGGTCGTGAACGGCCAGTCGTATCTCGTGATCTCGCGCGAGCCCGACGAGCCGATCACGCTCGACGGCCGCACCATCGAAGCGACGTGGACGACCGTCGGTGATCGCGAGATCGCGACCGTGCCGGTGTCCGGCGGCACGCACGAGGTGCGCGCGGCCACGCCGGTGGGCGTGATGGCGTACGGTCTGGGCCTCTACACCTCCTACGCCTACCCCGCGGGCCTCGATCTCCGCGTGATTCCCATCTGA